A DNA window from Tachysurus vachellii isolate PV-2020 chromosome 20, HZAU_Pvac_v1, whole genome shotgun sequence contains the following coding sequences:
- the lhfpl6 gene encoding LHFPL tetraspan subfamily member 6 protein produces the protein MSSSLTCVGFVWALISLLSAAISCVGFFMPYWLLGSQMGKPVSFGTFRRCSYPVRDEVHGSTVMVERCGRYASFLSIPSLEWRISTVVTGSGCGLLLLVALTALMACCMSDVISRTVGRAAGGIQFVGGLLISSGCALYPLGWNSDEVKQTCGNASDQFNLGSCELGWAFYCTCVGAAVTVLLCTWMSCFAGKKKKYYPY, from the exons ATGAGCTCCAGTCTGACGTGTGTAGGCTTCGTGTGGGCTCTGATCTCGCTGCTGAGTGCCGCCATCTCCTGTGTGGGATTCTTCATGCCCTACTGGCTCCTGGGCTCTCAGATGGGGAAGCCGGTATCGTTTGGGACGTTCCGGCGCTGCTCGTACCCGGTGCGAGACGAGGTCCACGGCAGCACGGTGATGGTGGAGCGTTGTGGACGCTATGCCTCGTTCCTGAGCATCCCCAGTCTGGAGTGGAGGATCTCTACGGTGGTGACaggaagtgggtgtggcctgctGCTGCTCGTGGCCCTCACGGCACTCATGGCATGTTGCATGTCAGACGTCATTTCACGCACCGTCGGGCGAGCGGCCGGAGGGATCCAGTTTGTTGGAG GTTTACTGATCAGCTCCGGTTGTGCTCTTTATCCTCTCGGGTGGAACAGTGATGAGGTGAAGCAGACCTGCGGTAACGCCTCAGACCAGTTTAACCTCG GTTCGTGTGAACTCGGCTGGGCTTTTTACTGCACGTGTGTCGGAGCTGCTGTTACCGTACTGTTGTGTACATGGATGTCCTGCTTCGccgggaaaaaaaagaaatactatccatactga